The Arvicola amphibius chromosome 4, mArvAmp1.2, whole genome shotgun sequence genome includes the window gcactcgggagacagaggcaggcggatctctgagtttgagaccagcctggtctacaagagctagctccaggacaggctctaaagctgcagagaaaccctgtctcgaaaatccaaaaaaaaaaaaaaaaatagccagtgatcttaactgctaagccatctctccaacctttagttttataattgaaaatattttattactgttgtgtatgtgtgcataagtgtgggTTGGTATGCTACAACATACAGTGGGGGTCAGAGAATAATTTTGTGGAACCAGTcctttccacctttatgtgggttccagtgaTCAAAGTCAGGTCACCACGGTGGTGTGGCAAACGCCctttcatctgctgagccatctcaccaatcctgttaatttttatttatttttctaaaaatgttaatgccgggcagtggtggcgcacgccttttatcccagcactagagaggcagaggcaggaggatctctgtgagtttgaagtcaactgtTCTACagacaggacagccaaggctacacagagaaaccctgtcatccccgccaaaaataaataaataaataaattaattaattaaaaaataaaaaattgttggGGTTAGAGCTATAGTCCAACAGGGGagacactggctactcttccagagaacccaggttcaaatcctagcacccaTTGAGTGGCTTGTAATTGTCTGTCAGGCCAATCCCAGGgaatccaactccctcttctggcccccaaagGCATCTGGCACAAGCGTGGTATGCAAATATATaggtagacaaaacacccatacacataaaaccaagaaataaaattaattaaaataaattttatttgtttttatgatgtgTATATGCCCACACGTCTATATGAGGGCCACACAGGtacaggaggccagaagagggctttggctatcctggtgcTGGAGCTACACAGACAGTTCCCAGCCTTTCAGCATGGGTGCTGGCCATTATTTATCTCTTTGAGAAAgtgtcttgtgtagctcaggctggctgcaaactcatgGTTCTCTTGTCTCAACCCCCTGATTCTGATCACTGATATTTCAGGCATGCCCCCCCAGACCTGGCCCTGATGCTAGGGTTAAGGTTTTGTCACCCCATGTTCCTAAGAGAAAACAGAACCTACGGTGGCGAGCCACGAGTGAGCGTCATTCCCCTTCTGCTCCCCACCATTGCTGTCCAGACACTCTCACATCCAAGACCCTAAAGCAATGTCTGCCCCATCACCAACGCAGACTTCGAAAGCCATGAGCCTACAAACTATGTTCTCTCTAGAAGCTAAAGACATGAGTTGCTTGGTCCCCGCCATAGGAGCTCGGCACGCTCCAGCACTCACGTGACTTGGGGGCCGGTAACAAGGCGTGCCTCTTCTTCATCTGAACCTTCTGCAGGATCTCTGACACCAGGTGCTGCCGCCTCACTTCATTCTTGATCAGGGTCAAACTCACATCCAAACTCCTGGGTTTGGAAAACACAGGAGGTTTGGATTTTTTCTCCTGGACCGGCTTCTGGGGGACCCTCCACTGCTTGCCCTTCCAGGAGATCGTGCGGACACTCTCCGAGCTGCTGCACTCAGGGCTGGAGGTCAGGCTCAGGCTGGCCAGGGATTCGAGAGAGGTTGAGAGCTGGGCTGGGGGTTCTGGGGAAGTTTCTTCAGGTGTTAAGGGCTGAAAGAGAAAACAGCCTGGAATGAGATCACAGGAGGCGGACTCCCTTCTAGCTCCTCTACAAAGAAAGGGCTGAAATGGTCCCAGTGGTGAATTAAGAGCTGCCTGAGCTCGGAGACgggagaggtggcccagtggttaagagtactggctgctccaGTTCCACAAGATCTGataacctcttctggtctctgaacaCCTGACACACAggatgcacatgcaaacacacacatatacatatgcacacaatttttaaaaattaatcctaAAGTTGGCTCtgggcagggtgtggtggcacatgcctttaatcccagcactcaggaggcagaggcagccagatctctataaattcaagctggtctgcatagtgagttccaggacagccagagctacatagagtgtctcaaaaaaaaaaaaaagttggctctAGGATAACCCAAGCATTGTTCCATTAACATACAAtaactttatcatttatttttattttgtgtgcattggtggtttgcctgtttgtgtgtctgtgtgagggtatcacagacagtggtgagctgccatgtggtcctctggaagagcagccagtgctcttagcccctgagccatctctccagcccacttagCAGCTCTCATCAGCTCTCAAAGGGGCTTGGTGACTGCAGCCAGAGCTGAACACAAAAGTTATCAGAGTCCTCTACCCTGCAGGTCAACTCTTTactctttattgttgtttttgctgaGAGTCTGAGTTTAATGAAGTCTTGCTTGTCTAATGTTTTTGCTGCTATCCTTGACAATTTCTGCCAAACCCAATGTCATGGAGCCCCAAGGCAcgttctttctctttgtttaagtGATTTGAGTctaaattttgttgttgcttttgagatagggctctttctttctttctttctttctttcttttttttttttttttttttttttggtttttcgagacagggctcctctgtgtagctttggagcctgtcctgtaactagctcttgtagaccaggctggcctcgaactcacagatatctgcctgcctctgccttctgagtgctaggattaaaggcatgcgccaccacctcctggcacaCGGTGCTAACAGCACCTAGATTTGTGacacccccaccctacccccgccccacccccacccccacggaGAAAAGGAGCATGAAGGGCAACCTGCCTACCGAAGGCAGGTGGGGAAGAGTCTTCTTCAAGGCCATTGCAGGCTTACCCTCCCAGCAGGTAATGCCATCCTACTGTGTCAGCTCCACAAGTAGGGACACTGAGACTCCCTCCGGTAGCAACAGTGGTACTCAAAGAGCTACGAGTTAGGGACAGGGGAAAtccactcctcccccccccccccccgcgcacGCGCACCCCCAGCACAGCCCTTGACTTACCAGGCCATTGCTGACTACATTCACTGAAATGGCCGACTTCACTTCCTTGACTCTGGAATTGCATTTACGGAGCTCTGTCCCAGAACAGGTGGGATTGGAACTCCTCAGGTCAGGGACAGAACTGTAGTGCCTTGCAGACATGGGCTTGCAGGGAGCGAGGGTGGCCTCCTTCTTGGAGTCCTGCTGGAGGCTACCGGCAGTTTCAGCTTTCCTTATGCCTCTGATGTTCAAGAACAGACCAGGTGTGCAGGATACTAAAGCCACTGGGTGGTAGCTCTGGGagggaggaagccagacacacaTCCCATGGGGACCGCAGTCCTGTCTGCCATCGGACTCATCTGCACCCAGGGAAGGTGCCAAAGAggtgaagagaaaggaaacaggatgCACCAGAGACTTTCTAGTCTGAAACTCTTAGCCCGGTGTTCCGGAACCCATACAAAAGCCCGTGGCTGGACTGGGGAGCGAGTCGTTAGCTACTTGAAACTGAGATTTCAAACAGTACGGTGTGTACTTGATGACAAGGTGCTCCACAGCTTTCATCAGATTCCTAAAGAGTCTGTGACCCAGCAAAGTCGAAAACCCCAAGCCAGCTCTAGTCCTGTCCTTCCAGGCGAGTCTTCAAGACTAAGACAGTTAgggatggtggcacactcctgtgatcccagcaccccactagcaggagcaggaggatcaccacaagttACAGcacggtctacagagtgagttccaggccggccAGCTGGGCTTGACAGTGAATGtgagacattttgaaaaaaacaaaagcttagAGGGAGGGGGCTGGCGCTCTAGTGCTCAGTTAGCAGCCAGGGTACATGAGGCTCTGGTTTGGTCTCCAGCTCTTTACTAACCAGGCCTTGTgccacacgcctgtaatcccagtacttaggaggtggaggcaggagaatcagttctACATTATCTTATGCTACCGAacaagtttggggtcagcctgtgctacatgagacccccaccttaaaaaagcaagcaagcaaacagacaaaaatacccacaaaaaaccaaacccaagaatGGTATGGAAATGCACAGAAAGTCATTCGGGTCTTTTCACTAAAAACCAGAGGTGGAGGAAATCGAAGCCACAGACTTAGCTCCCAGGACAATGGGGCAGCTCACCAAGGGCTGGGCCACCTTGTGCAGAGAGCAAGCAGCAGGAAGCCCCTTGTCAGGCATCCCCAGGAAGTATTCTGAGGACCATGTCTCCCATCAGCCCTCCTCAGGAACCTGCTGGAGGGCCATTCCCACCCAGGTCGGAGATGATGGCAGTAAATACACATAGCTGTGGAGCACACTCCCTACAGGGGCTCAGGTCAGGCGCCAGCACAGCGAGGCTGCTCTTACTTCCAGaggcagaaaagacagacagacctggGAGCACTCTCTACTGTCAGGATGGAGGGATCCTCTAACAGATGCCAGGTCTGTGTGCCTTCCAGATCCCTTCTTTGTAGTTCAGCCCTTTGGGCAGCCCGTCAGTGAGTCTGTGCCCGGAGCAGAGGTCCCCGTGGTGCCCTCCCGCGGATCGGCCCAAGCTGGGGCAGGGTGCTGGTTAGACACACACCCCCCTCATCTGAGTTTACTTGTTTGGGGGGATGGATGGCTGTCTTGCACTTCTGCTGCTGTCTCTGTTGCCCGGTTTTCAGGATCCTGTCTCTTGCCTGCTCACCCGCAGACTCGCCCGgcatctctgtcttcttctctttctttaggaatggctttttttcctgtttctgcctcagctcctggaTCAATTGCCTGTTGATTGAAGAGCAGGTGAGTATCATGGACTGGATGGAGAAGGGCTaaagagatgatggctcagtggttaagagcacctgttgctcttctATAGGAAcctggttcaaatcccagcacccacatggcagctcactactatctataactccagttccaggggattctgCAAATACTGAATGCACATACCACATAGACGTACATGCGCAAAACACCCACAgacataaagtaaaatgaaatagatGGGGTGGAGAGACAGGGTTCCTACACATGTAACTGAAGGCCAAGAATGGCATTGTGTAAGGAGCCGTCCTTCCGACCACCCCCAGACTAGGGAATAAAGAGCCGTCCTTCCAACCATCCCCAGACTAGGGAATAAAGAGCCGTCCTTCCAATCATCCCCAGACTAGGGAATAAAGAGCCGTCCTTCCAACCATCCCCAGACTAGGGAATAAAGAGCCGTCCTTCCAACCACCCCCAGACTAGGGAATAAAGAGCCGTCCTTCCAACCATCCCCAGACTAGGGAATAAAGAGCCGTCCTTCCAATCATCCCCAGACTAGGGAATAAAGAGCCGTCCTTCCAACCACCCCCAGACTAGGGAATAAAGAGCCATCCTTCCAACCATCCCCAGACTAGGGAATAAAGAGCCATCCTTCCAATCATCCCCAGACTAGGGAATAAAGAGCCATCCTTCCAATCATCCCCAGACTAGGGAATAAAGAGCCGTCCTTCCAACCATCCCCAGACTAGGAAATAGCACCCTTTCAAGGAAGGAGGCACAGTAAGGGGGGCATTTACTTCCCCCTTCCCTGGAAAGAGGGCTTGGGTAAGGAGGACTAAGGCCCAGAAGCTCCCATTTTGGGCCACTTCATACGCTGGGCTCTCTGGCCAATGAATCCTGGGACTGGACGAAAGGTGGTACACAGGGCACATCACCTGTTCTCAGGAGTCAGGAGACAGGGTCATCCTTCGGTGTCATCTTGTTCTATGACCTACTCTCTGCTCTGGCATTCCCCTCTCATAAATGGGGAGCTTGGTGGGAACTGGACCTAATCGGATGGTTCCCTTCGAGCTCTTGGACTTCATGTAGCCTGAACACATAACACACTTCTGAGGCAGTGGGGCGGGGCATCTGTCCACTCACTGCACTGTGGAATCTTCCAGTTCCTGGTCTTTATGAGACCCGGACCAAATGCTCTTCTGTCACCGCAAGGTTGGGAACTGAGACCCAGAAGTTCTCCCTGCCACCTGGGCCACCCAGTGGAGCAGATCAAGCACAGGTGGTGGCTACAATCCCCAGCCCACCTCGGCCTGAGCGGAAGTCTTCCTACCGGGCATACAGCTCTCGGGCTCGGGAAGCAACAGTATTCTGGAAGAGGGAGCTATTGTCCTGGAAGAACTTCTCATACTTCTCCAAATTCACACCCGGGTAGATGAGCCGGAACCCGCCACAGTTTTTCTTTTCGTATTCCTCGGTTTTCTGTAACCGCACTGCCTGGAAACCCTTGACCTCTTCCATCCTGTCGGGAAAGAGAATGCAGGGCTGCCCTTGTGTCTTCTTGGAAGGGTCATGTCCAAGCTGGGTGCCATCTAGGACCTTGCACATAACAGTGGTTAATCAGGATTTGCCAAATAAAAGCAAGAATGTTTGGGAAAGGGGTTCTAGTACTCCCGGGACAGCCAGCGTCACATTGCTCCAGGGAGGTGCTTGCAAGGCCTGACAGTTCCACCCAGGTCTCATCCACCTCCCCCTTGGCACAGTCAGACCAGGCAGACTGTCGCCACCTTCCCATTCATGGCCCCCATTGCCCTTCTCTGGCGAACAGCAGCTTGTATTTTGCTAAATGTGAGGACTTCTGAGATGGACTTAATGAGCCTTTGTGAGCCAGGATGCTCGGaagcatcctcctccctcccaggaGGAGCTCAGGTAGAGTAGCTTCCTACACTGCAGCGATGTCAAAAACCACTGAGTTTTCCAGCCAAGTAACACAAAGGAGGCCTCCGGTGTGCCAGCTGACACCTCCTTCCTGAGGGCATCAGGGACAGTACAAGGGCATTAGCACAGTACAAGGCCTTCTGGGGTCCCCGGCAGCAGGGACCCTGGACTGTCACCAGCCAGTCGAATCTCACCATGATGGGAATCGTGGTGTCCCTGGTTCCTTGGACAGAACCACACAGCGCAACACTCTACCTCCTTTCCACCTGGCACATAAAGCAGGAATCACATGATAAAGTGGCCGTGAGCAGACAGACACGTGTACTGTCCTAGGCTCTGAGAAGGGGTGGTGCAAACTGAAAATAAACCAGGCACCACCTTGCAGGGGCTCAGGGCCTTCTGGGGGCAGAATCTCTGCAGAGGAAGACCCTAGTTCTTCTAGTGCAAATGCTGCCCCAGGAGAGGCCAACGCGCCAACTCCTGTCGGCACGCAACAGGCCGAATTGACAAGGCTTGCTttccaacaaaaacaagaattctTTGGTTTCTTATACTGGTAATGTCTAACTTCACACATGATACTAATCAACTTATTTTACATAATCATATGTGTCCATTTTAACCTCCAGTTTCCAGgagcaaagacacacacagtctTAACAGAACTGTTCAAATTGCTAAATTCTCCACCGTAAAGTAGCTTTCCATACAGGATTACCATTTGTTAGCAATGATCCACTCtgttgggcatggtgacacacatctgtaatccccgCACTTttgaagctggggcaggaggattgcaaattctATGAGAGCCTGAGGTACATTTGATgctacctcaaaaaacaaaacaaaaacacataaaaatgcatcaaaacaataaacaaccaAAACTCCAAAAGATAAAAACCAAGGactggctgaagagatggtttgcTAGCTTTAGGATCCTCAGTTAGAGCCCGGCAGTCTCATAAAAAGCTGGGCGTGGCAGAGCATGCCTGGCTGAGCATACATAAGCATGCGCATGCGTGCAACCAGCCTAAAACCCTGATGTGGAagtgggtggagacagaaggatctctgggcTCGCTGAACACCAGTCTAGCTCCAGAGTCAggaaggaaccctgtctcaaaggaatgagaTAGAGATACACAGAATAAGATACCTGATGgccttctgtggcctctgcacatgtgcacatacacacacacaaacatacgcatacacacgtgcatgtgttAAAGACTAcagcagagaccctgtctcaaaaatataaaaggaggagggggggaaggaggaagaggaggaggaggagggagaggaggaggaggagaaggaggagacgaccaccaccaccacaacagcaAGGCtagggaatgtagctcagtgattgAGTGTTTGCTGTTTGCCTGCTACAGGTAAGGCCCTGAGCTTGAGACCGGTATTCCTTCCTACCAATTCCAaaccatattctctctctctcctctctctctctctctctctctctctctctctctctctctctctctcccccccccctccctccctccctccgtccctccctccctccccccgtgtgtgtgtgtgtgtgtgtgtgtgtgtctctctctctctctctctctctctcccccccaggACCTTAGGCTTACTATCCAAGTGCTTCCACAATAGGATACAATTAGGGatcttttaaaacaatatgtatttatttagtacatatgtatgcatatatgtatacatgccaCAGAGGGCACacggaggtcaaaggacaacctgggggagctggttctctccttccgtcaCATGGACTCTAGGGCTGGAATTCAGGTCATCCAGCTGAcagcatctcactggcccaaCAGTCTAGAACCTTAACTTCTAACAGACTGtggtgccaggcactgtggtaAAGTTTCATATCATGATGGCATTCGGCCCCCTACTAGCTCATGTAAATGCAGTCCCACTTCACAGAAAGAGCCCCAAAGCTTAAGGAAGTGACAGAAAGGCCGCATAATTGGTAGACTTTAGTCACAGCTGGGACCAGCACAGCCAGCCTCACTGAGGGCagggcagcagaaagagaagccATCCTCATTGAGGGAAGGGCAGAAAGAAGAGGCTGCCTGGGGACGGGGCGCTGCCATACCTGATCTCCCGAGACGGGCACTGCTGCAGGAACCGTCCCcgctgtctctcttcctccaagaCTTTCTTTTTGTCACAGTTCCCCAGGTTGATGAGGACCAAAGCATCATAGAGAAGACTGTCTTTCACCTCTTTATCCAGCAGGGAGTCAGTGGAGAAGCTTGGAGAATGGTTGACCTGTGGCGACAaatcagcatttgggagatgaggCAGACCGTGTTAAAGTGGAGGTGAGGCCAAGATGCCACCTTCAGGGCCCGcctcacagccctggctgttaaGGTGATTGGAAGGGAGCTGAGAGAGGTCTACACTGGAGCCATTGTGAAGAAagcagggagagcaggaagtAGAATTTCCTCTAGTGTAAGCAggtgggattttgtttgtttttgaaacagggtctctctctattgccttagctggcctggaactcaggatgtaggccaggctgacctggaacagagatgcacctgcctcagcttcctgaggactgggattaaaggttgcacTACCGGTGTCACCAGCTCTTTATTCAGTGCCGTCTCCTCTGGAAGCAGGAGTTCCCGCTCAGTAGATCCTCCATCACACGAGTGTGTGTCCTCCTGCTTGTGCTCTCCACAGCCcagagtgggaggaagaggccTGCAGTGATGGGATTAACCAGGCAGGATTGCGACAGtaagtggctcacacctgtaaaccccactcaggaggctgaggcaagagaattgtcACAAGTTTGGGGCCAAACTAGGCAATGTATTAAGTTCCAGAATAACTTGTGCTCTGAAATGGCAGCCTGtttcaaataaacaagcaaatacaaagaaaaggtaGGAGAGAAGGAAGGTTGGGAGGaataaggaagggaaggaaggaatggggaagggaagaagagagaagtgagCCCAGAAGTGGTTGTGCacaccataatcccagcacttgggaggcggaggtgggtggatctctgagttcgagaccagcctgatctatgtagctagttctacatagagaaactctgtctcaaaaagcaaaaagaaaagggggttgaggaagaggaggggagaggaaaagaaaaagagaaaagaacaccaGAGGAAGTGACACATGCTTTAATTCctgcactaggaaggcagaggtaggcggatctctgagtctgagaccagtctggtctacaaagtgagttccaggtcaaacagggctacatagtgaggaaagaaagaaggaaggaaagaaggaaggaaggaaggaaggaagaagggggctggagagatggttcagtggttaagaagcatgggctgctcttccagaggacccagattcaattcccagcacccacatggcagctcacgcctgtctgtaactccaattctaagggatccagcaccctcaaatatatatgcaggcaaaacactagtgcacataaattaaaaataaatacatttagaaaaaacTGTGAagagagtgagggaaggagagatcataagagagaaatacagaggCCTACTCTAAGTTTGGAAGCAGAGTGATTCGATTCACTCTAGAAGAGACAGCTGAAGAAGGCCAGAAGCCTAGTTCCCGCCCACAAAAAGTCAATATTGCTCATTTACATTTGTGTTACATTTGTGGGTTTCCAGCAGCTTCTGGAGACTCGCTGCTGCCGCTCGTTCTCTTTCTGGGGTGGGAGCTCCAAACAGTGCCCCCTTCATGAACCTGAGAATAAGGGTTTAGTGTAAGGGAGGTCAGAGCCCCTGGTATTCCAGCCACAACTCCGTGTCCTTGTTCCTCGTGCATGTTGAATGGCTGCTTAAGATTCCAGAGGACCAATCTAGTCTGGAAGTGAAGCTGCTCAGAaatctctgcctctttccactCTCGCATGGGGTTGAATCCCCTAGACCGGTGTCTGGAACTGGGTAGCTCAGGTCCCCAAGAGCCAGGAGGCAATGCTGAGAAGGAACAGCCTCTTTGTGGgaaacacaggaagcagagtggtCGTTGCAGTCACTCTGGGCCTGAGACTGGAGGCAGTTGCAAAGCTGGCTGGACCTCAAGAAGGCACAAGGAATCCTCTAATTTCCAGCCGTCTACCCCCCTCTGGTGGCCACTTCTCAAGCTACGTGGCACGCCCCAGGAACAGCAAGCACCACGGAAAGGAAGGGCAGGATTGATACAAGTGAGCCTGGAAGACAGAGTCCCCAGAGCTGACGTACCCCAAGAACGTGGACAGCTCACACCCCTAACTTCCTTACCTCCAGCAGCCAGGGTTTGAGTTTGCGGTCCAACAAGATGTCAAAGCCCAGGATTTCGAAGCAGGCGCTGTTGAGCGTGTGGCTGGGGAAGCAGGTGTGGTAGTTGTGCTTGATGACGGGGTAAGCTGAGATGAGTGTTTTGATGATGACATCCTCAATAGCCCTCCATATCTGCTCTACATCATAGCCGTGGGTCGTCATGTACAAGTTGAAGGTGGAGAGTTTCCTGAGAAGGAAGTACAAGGCATCAGGCAGGCAGGAGAGTTACACCCGGTCAGCGACACCATGCACAGCATGGTGAAATCCAGAAACTTCTGGAGATGAAGGCTCCAGGTGCAGGGCTGAAGACCACCCTGAATCCAGAGCAATACTGAGGCTGGATCCAAATGGGAGGGGTCCTGTAAGGAGACACGGCGCCAGACTCCTCAGGCCTCCAGAACCTCAggacaggcacagacacacagcctgggaacattctttaaaaaaaaaaaaagcatctgtgGGCTGGAAAGAGGGCTGGGTATTAGATGGAGAGCTACaagaacgaacacacacacaaacacatgcacgcacgtgcacacacacacacacacacacacacactcctcacatTACTGTTTTGCTTCTGCTTTGGCAGCGGTAAGTTTCTCAGCCTTTGGTGACCTTTGGAAACGTGGGatggctaggtggtggtggccaggcctttaatcccagcactcgggaggcagaggcaggcagatctctgtgagttcaaggccagtctggtctacagagcaagttccggaatagctagggctacacagagaaaccctgtctagaaaggaaggaagaaagagccaTGTGGGGGCCTTTGAAGGACACTGACACCTTGGTCACACCTCCATCCTCTGAGGAGATTCTGGGATCACTGAAAACAAAATCCTGCTTTAGAACTGCCTACAGAAAAGAGCAGCCCCAAGACATTTCCATTCCTAGAGTCACTACCTCTCCCAGGCAATCTGTACTGTCCCCAATTTAAAGACAAAGTCCCACATTCCTGGAAACCTCTCCGTCTCTGGTAGCCTGTGGTGCCTGGTCACCCAGCCATAAAGAGAGGCAGCTGCCGAGGCTCACAGCCAGCGTTTAgtctcagcatccacacagtggaaggagagagctgattccTATAGACTGTCCTCTGTCTTCACAGGTACACTGTGGCACCATGGCAtcccccccaataaataaatgtaattaaatgttgtttctttgtttttcaagacagggtttttctatgtagtgaTGGCCATCCtagatctcattctgtagaccaggctggccttaaacccagagatgcacctgcctctgcctcataaatgctgggattaaaagtgcaagccaccaggcccagccaaaagttttgggttttggtgttggttttttatttttatttttttattttattttttaaaaatatttatttattatgtatacaatattctgtgtgtatgtctgcaggccagaagagggcaccagacctcattacagatggttgtgagccaccatgtggttgctgggaattgaactcaggacctttggaagagcaggcaatgctcttaaccactgagccatctctccagcccctggtgttGGTTTTTTAAAtggcacagggtttctctgtgtaacagctctggctgtcctggaactcactttgtagaccaggcttgcctagaactcagacattcacttgcctttgcctcctgagggctggggttaaaggtgtgcacaaccattgcctggcaaaaaaaaaaaaaaattattttttttttttaaaaaatcatctccCTGGACTGCAGTGAGGgcaagaaaggaaggagcagGTCTGCCAGCCAAGGAGCTGATGCTAGGGGATCGTAAGTAAGGTCCGTGAAATTGCCACTTCTGCCCCAGGAAACCCGAGGGCCACAAGTCCACATGCGCGAAACACC containing:
- the Ttll6 gene encoding LOW QUALITY PROTEIN: tubulin polyglutamylase TTLL6 (The sequence of the model RefSeq protein was modified relative to this genomic sequence to represent the inferred CDS: substituted 1 base at 1 genomic stop codon), with protein sequence MLQCLTSESEEEGEEREESGSSTEDSEELEELVTLAFVRKNTQKRLQNAQQHGKKKRKKRRXLVINLSNCRYDSVRRAAQQYGLREAGDDDDWTLYWTDYSVSLERVMEMKSYQKINHFPGMSEICRKDLLARNMSRMLKLFPKDFHFFPRTWCLPADWGDLQTYSRSRKNKTYICKPDSGCQGRGIFITRTVKEIKPGEDMICQLYISKPFIIDGFKFDLRVYVLVTSCDPLRVFVYNEGLARFATTSYSHPSTDNLDEICMHLTNYSINKHSSNFVQDAHSGSKRKLSTFNLYMTTHGYDVEQIWRAIEDVIIKTLISAYPVIKHNYHTCFPSHTLNSACFEILGFDILLDRKLKPWLLEVNHSPSFSTDSLLDKEVKDSLLYDALVLINLGNCDKKKVLEEERQRGRFLQQCPSREIRMEEVKGFQAVRLQKTEEYEKKNCGGFRLIYPGVNLEKYEKFFQDNSSLFQNTVASRARELYARQLIQELRQKQEKKPFLKKEKKTEMPGESAGEQARDRILKTGQQRQQQKCKTAIHPPKQSYHPVALVSCTPGLFLNIRGIRKAETAGSLQQDSKKEATLAPCKPMSARHYSSVPDLRSSNPTCSGTELRKCNSRVKEVKSAISVNVVSNGLPLTPEETSPEPPAQLSTSLESLASLSLTSSPECSSSESVRTISWKGKQWRVPQKPVQEKKSKPPVFSKPRSLDVSLTLIKNEVRRQHLVSEILQKVQMKKRHALLPAPKSQNLSLPKEWCSHSHGSGRKREMDVPSLLLLQGSDSHAKSLNDLLVVATQARLDPRPSRSQSSTTRDPGTKRDPGTTKDPAQRAAYSCAPFLVVLWHEEQQLCEQARDRCHKTL